In one Cupriavidus taiwanensis genomic region, the following are encoded:
- the cyoE gene encoding heme o synthase, whose product MKDKTPSVVTATHPHSLGKLSRMRHLARQYAALTKPRVTQLAVFCAIIGMFLATPGMVPWPVLIGGAAGIWLLAGAAFAINCLVEQKIDALMRRTAWRPSATGEITTRQTLVFSAILGGAGMWLLHVYANDLTMWLTFATFLGYAVVYTILLKPATPQNIVIGGLSGAMPPALGWAAVAGEVPAEAWFLVLIIFTWTPPHFWALALYRRADYAKSGLPMLPVTHGERYTLLHILLYTLIMIAATLLPFVYGMSGYIYLAAALALGAGFLAYAWKLYRNYSDELAQRTFRFSILYLSLLFAALLVDHYFKFVPQV is encoded by the coding sequence ATGAAAGACAAGACCCCTTCCGTGGTTACCGCTACCCACCCCCATTCCCTGGGCAAGTTGAGCCGCATGCGGCACCTGGCCCGGCAATATGCCGCCCTGACCAAGCCGCGCGTGACGCAGCTGGCCGTGTTCTGCGCCATCATCGGCATGTTCCTCGCCACGCCCGGCATGGTGCCGTGGCCGGTGCTGATCGGCGGCGCCGCCGGCATCTGGCTGCTGGCCGGCGCGGCCTTTGCCATCAATTGCCTGGTCGAGCAGAAGATCGATGCGCTGATGCGCCGCACCGCCTGGCGCCCGTCGGCCACCGGCGAGATCACCACGCGCCAGACGCTGGTGTTCTCGGCCATCCTGGGCGGCGCGGGGATGTGGCTGCTGCACGTCTACGCCAACGACCTGACCATGTGGCTGACCTTTGCCACCTTCCTGGGCTATGCGGTGGTCTACACCATCCTGCTCAAGCCGGCCACGCCGCAGAACATCGTCATCGGCGGCCTCTCCGGGGCGATGCCGCCGGCGCTGGGGTGGGCCGCGGTCGCCGGCGAGGTGCCGGCCGAGGCCTGGTTCCTGGTGCTGATCATCTTCACCTGGACCCCGCCGCATTTCTGGGCGCTGGCGCTGTACCGCCGCGCCGACTACGCCAAGTCTGGCCTGCCGATGCTGCCGGTCACGCACGGCGAGCGCTACACGCTGCTGCATATCCTGCTGTACACGCTGATCATGATCGCGGCGACGCTGCTGCCCTTCGTCTACGGCATGAGCGGCTATATCTACCTGGCGGCCGCGCTGGCGCTGGGCGCGGGCTTCCTGGCCTATGCCTGGAAGCTGTACCGCAACTATTCGGACGAACTGGCGCAG